Proteins encoded by one window of Halobaculum halobium:
- a CDS encoding MTH1187 family thiamine-binding protein: MTVIALLSVAPVVEGSMAGEVAKAVAALEDFDVAYETNPMGTVIEAEEIGELMAAATAAHEAVDGDRVSTFLKIDDKRTRSQRADEKVGAVERELGRPARSDVS; this comes from the coding sequence ATGACCGTCATCGCGCTGTTGAGCGTCGCGCCGGTTGTCGAGGGGAGTATGGCCGGCGAGGTCGCGAAGGCCGTCGCCGCCCTCGAGGACTTCGACGTCGCCTACGAGACGAATCCGATGGGTACCGTCATCGAAGCCGAGGAGATCGGGGAGCTGATGGCGGCCGCGACGGCCGCACACGAGGCCGTCGACGGCGACCGCGTCTCCACGTTCCTGAAGATCGACGACAAGCGAACGCGCAGCCAGCGCGCCGACGAGAAAGTCGGCGCCGTCGAACGCGAACTCGGCCGTCCCGCCCGGAGCGACGTGAGTTAA